A genomic segment from Acidobacteriota bacterium encodes:
- a CDS encoding DUF362 domain-containing protein, which produces MLPTAPASILADYHELLNLAGYREVIDPSVDTALKINISWHFFYPGSSTTPWQLEGVVRAMEKDGYDPALIHGCHNRTVVIDARLGERENKQIDVIEAHGLRNVHLYEQGEEWLPVREAVGDLASRFLCLNDVYPRGFHIPARFVGENIIHLPTVKTHVFTTTTGAMKNAFGGLLNERRHWTHPVIHETLVDLLMIQQHIHRGVFAAMDGTFAGDGPGPRCMIPRVGNVILASADQVAIDAVAAKLMGFDPLQVRYIRLAHDLGLGCGDPRDIEIVGDPAVAGRSWGFVGPFRKMTFAARMQHRIYWGPLRRPIEWSLRTFLAPWAYLASVLYHDSFWYPYKAKRQMAEALASPWGRLFAGWERARADGRGYPEIEDRPAALFRTGWRAFLTSLRILWTCLREAPEVAVRLSRRSGATGVHGSGS; this is translated from the coding sequence GTGCTGCCGACGGCGCCTGCTTCGATCCTGGCCGATTATCACGAACTCCTGAACCTCGCGGGCTATCGCGAGGTGATCGATCCGTCCGTCGACACGGCGCTCAAGATCAACATCTCCTGGCACTTCTTCTACCCCGGCAGCTCGACCACGCCCTGGCAGCTCGAGGGCGTGGTGCGGGCGATGGAGAAGGACGGCTACGACCCGGCCTTGATTCACGGCTGCCACAACCGGACGGTCGTCATCGACGCCCGCCTGGGCGAGCGGGAGAACAAGCAGATCGATGTCATCGAGGCGCACGGTCTGCGCAACGTCCACCTCTACGAGCAGGGCGAGGAGTGGCTGCCGGTGCGGGAGGCCGTGGGCGACCTCGCCTCCCGCTTCCTCTGCCTGAACGACGTCTACCCGCGGGGCTTTCACATTCCGGCGCGGTTCGTGGGCGAGAACATCATCCACCTGCCGACCGTCAAGACCCACGTCTTCACGACCACGACGGGGGCGATGAAGAACGCGTTCGGTGGGCTCCTGAACGAGCGCCGGCACTGGACCCATCCGGTCATCCACGAGACCCTGGTCGACCTGTTGATGATCCAGCAGCACATTCACCGGGGAGTGTTCGCCGCCATGGACGGCACCTTCGCGGGCGACGGCCCGGGACCACGCTGCATGATCCCGCGAGTGGGCAACGTGATCCTGGCCAGCGCGGACCAGGTGGCGATCGACGCCGTGGCCGCGAAGCTGATGGGTTTCGATCCGCTGCAGGTCCGCTACATCCGCCTCGCGCACGATCTCGGGCTCGGCTGCGGCGATCCTCGGGACATCGAGATCGTGGGCGATCCGGCCGTTGCAGGCAGGAGCTGGGGCTTTGTCGGCCCCTTCCGGAAGATGACCTTCGCGGCGCGGATGCAGCACAGGATCTACTGGGGTCCCCTGCGGCGTCCGATCGAATGGTCGCTGCGCACCTTTCTCGCGCCCTGGGCGTATCTGGCGAGCGTTCTCTACCACGACTCCTTCTGGTACCCATACAAGGCGAAACGGCAGATGGCCGAGGCCCTCGCCAGTCCCTGGGGGCGCCTCTTCGCGGGCTGGGAAAGGGCAAGGGCCGACGGCCGCGGCTACCCGGAGATCGAAGACCGACCGGCCGCCCTGTTCCGCACCGGCTGGCGGGCCTTCCTGACTTCGCTTCGCATCCTCTGGACCTGCCTGCGGGAAGCGCCTGAAGTCGCCGTGCGCCTGAGCCGGCGCTCCGGCGCAACCGGCGTTCACGGTTCGGGTTCCTGA
- a CDS encoding O-antigen ligase family protein — protein MSSRRWQESGAALAVVSALAVMVFHAGTFHRGATAFSLAVGASLLLVFAFLGHRSFLDPLAVGGGAWPWWPAVPGAVWLIVLLSWIQSPVGRAGEAVVLFLLPAAWAAAGIGRLLGSEAAVRTALASCAVVGVAASTWALAMQPLHEEGRAALPIGHHNQLALVLVAMLPPAVLGAWRAAGPDRRRLRQGASLFVAAVAVWTLAATGSMSGLAALVVQAVAAAAWILWRSRERRLLVPLAALLALAAGLAAATAWAGSRLDVPGPLGRLGAVLRLEDPSLLARRTYAQAAASGFADRPLLGWGPGSTSWTLANHWRPAPGVHPPGEVVTDAHSLLAQVPYELGIAASVLLLLLAVRYGRVRLGELAGRRVRDPELLAAALLGLTGAGVCLVFGVFAVVTAVPAVLILNLGLAAAARPARADGDPLGSLPVWRRRGLQITFAVWLVVALGWTWQRASAARWYELAVAAGTAGEGETAAVAGEEAGGGTDLLRTAAASDPSFPLYQARLDPWTAAEAAGRLAPLWLLAGVEQSIDTGRRRLALERACDLDPLSALAPFELMRLEREAGVAATDPRVAARAARAILAEPLLLAAAAFEGDPDLRSEVHRRIQSWPGLPPGWLAAFEELWFGLDWSNGSEGPPLDVLSVDADGRPAVSLSLFAFRRPPWPLSIGAVPLRSHRLEFIAAYDLPAATRLPQTAPDPFWIRRCGVE, from the coding sequence ATGAGCAGCCGGCGGTGGCAGGAAAGCGGCGCCGCGCTCGCCGTTGTGTCGGCCCTGGCGGTGATGGTGTTCCATGCGGGGACGTTCCACCGCGGGGCCACCGCGTTCTCCCTGGCCGTCGGCGCCTCTCTGCTGCTCGTGTTCGCGTTCCTGGGCCACCGGTCGTTCCTGGATCCGCTGGCGGTGGGGGGTGGTGCCTGGCCGTGGTGGCCGGCGGTTCCCGGCGCCGTCTGGCTCATCGTCCTGCTGAGCTGGATTCAGTCGCCGGTCGGCCGGGCCGGCGAGGCGGTCGTCCTCTTCCTCCTGCCCGCGGCCTGGGCAGCGGCGGGGATCGGGCGGCTCCTGGGCTCGGAGGCAGCCGTGCGTACGGCTCTGGCCAGCTGCGCCGTGGTTGGCGTGGCGGCGTCGACCTGGGCGCTGGCCATGCAGCCGCTCCACGAAGAGGGCCGGGCCGCTCTGCCGATCGGTCACCACAACCAGTTGGCGCTGGTGCTCGTGGCGATGCTGCCGCCCGCCGTGCTCGGTGCCTGGCGGGCCGCCGGACCGGATCGGCGGAGGCTGCGTCAGGGTGCGTCGCTCTTCGTCGCCGCGGTCGCGGTCTGGACTCTGGCGGCCACCGGTTCGATGTCCGGGCTGGCGGCGCTGGTCGTCCAGGCAGTGGCGGCCGCGGCGTGGATCCTCTGGCGGAGCAGGGAGCGCCGGTTGCTCGTTCCGCTTGCGGCCTTGCTGGCTCTTGCGGCCGGTCTGGCGGCGGCGACAGCCTGGGCGGGCTCCCGGCTCGACGTGCCGGGCCCGCTCGGCCGTCTGGGCGCGGTGCTGCGGCTCGAGGACCCGTCCCTCCTGGCGCGCCGGACCTACGCCCAAGCCGCTGCCTCCGGCTTCGCGGACCGCCCGCTCCTCGGCTGGGGTCCGGGGTCCACGAGCTGGACCCTGGCGAACCACTGGCGGCCGGCGCCAGGCGTTCATCCGCCGGGCGAGGTGGTCACGGACGCGCACAGCCTGCTGGCCCAGGTGCCCTACGAACTCGGCATCGCCGCTTCCGTCCTGCTGCTGTTGCTGGCGGTTCGCTACGGCCGGGTTCGTCTGGGCGAACTGGCCGGTCGCCGCGTGCGGGATCCGGAACTCCTGGCGGCGGCGCTGCTGGGTCTGACGGGCGCCGGGGTCTGCCTCGTCTTCGGGGTCTTCGCCGTGGTCACCGCGGTTCCCGCCGTGCTGATTCTCAACCTGGGTCTGGCGGCCGCGGCGCGGCCGGCCCGGGCCGACGGCGATCCCCTGGGCTCGCTGCCGGTCTGGCGGCGGCGAGGGCTTCAGATCACGTTCGCCGTCTGGCTCGTCGTCGCCCTCGGTTGGACGTGGCAGCGGGCCTCGGCTGCCCGGTGGTACGAACTCGCGGTGGCTGCCGGGACGGCCGGCGAGGGGGAGACGGCCGCAGTCGCGGGAGAGGAGGCTGGCGGAGGCACGGACCTGCTCCGGACGGCGGCTGCCTCCGATCCATCCTTCCCGCTCTACCAGGCGCGGCTTGATCCATGGACTGCCGCCGAGGCCGCCGGCAGGCTCGCCCCGCTATGGCTCCTGGCCGGGGTCGAGCAGAGCATCGACACCGGGAGGCGTCGACTGGCGCTTGAGCGAGCCTGCGACCTCGACCCGCTGTCGGCGCTGGCCCCGTTCGAGCTCATGCGCCTGGAGCGCGAAGCGGGTGTGGCGGCCACCGACCCGCGGGTGGCGGCCCGCGCGGCGCGGGCGATTCTGGCCGAGCCCTTGCTGCTGGCCGCGGCCGCCTTCGAGGGAGACCCGGATCTACGGTCCGAGGTGCATCGCCGGATCCAGTCGTGGCCGGGCTTGCCGCCGGGTTGGCTGGCGGCCTTCGAGGAGCTTTGGTTCGGACTTGACTGGTCGAACGGCAGCGAAGGTCCCCCGCTCGACGTACTGTCTGTGGATGCCGACGGCCGTCCAGCCGTCTCGTTGAGCCTGTTCGCCTTCCGGCGTCCGCCCTGGCCGCTCTCGATCGGTGCGGTGCCGCTCCGGAGCCATCGCCTGGAGTTCATCGCGGCCTACGACCTTCCCGCGGCTACCCGGTTGCCCCAGACCGCTCCGGACCCGTTCTGGATCCGTCGCTGCGGGGTGGAGTAG
- a CDS encoding GGDEF domain-containing protein, with product MTRRDNNVGKVSTEELAARAATALREVAGARRAGDSRRDSLTGLFDDRTLHRGLTDAIAGAERDGGYIGLLFLDLDHFKRVNDRHGHVTGSRVLSQVAGLIERAARRETGFAARYGGDEFVAVLPGADLDRCLREAERLRATLAATIFAGGEPPGRRPLVHVTCSIGAASMRAEAAGDRDDTPGPAGVATRLLQLADNAMYRAKKAGRNRVAAADAEATGAA from the coding sequence GTGACGAGGCGCGACAACAACGTCGGGAAGGTCTCCACGGAAGAACTCGCGGCACGAGCCGCCACCGCCCTCCGCGAGGTCGCCGGTGCCCGGCGCGCCGGAGACTCGCGCCGGGACAGTCTCACCGGCCTCTTCGACGACCGCACGTTGCACCGCGGCCTGACCGATGCGATCGCGGGCGCGGAGCGGGACGGAGGCTACATCGGCCTGCTGTTCCTCGACCTGGACCACTTCAAGCGGGTGAACGACCGCCACGGCCATGTGACCGGCAGCCGCGTCTTGAGCCAGGTCGCCGGTCTCATCGAGAGGGCCGCCAGACGAGAAACCGGCTTTGCCGCCCGCTACGGCGGCGACGAGTTCGTCGCCGTCCTGCCGGGCGCCGATCTCGATCGCTGTCTCCGTGAAGCGGAGCGGCTCCGCGCCACCCTGGCGGCCACCATCTTCGCGGGCGGCGAGCCGCCGGGCCGCCGCCCGCTGGTCCACGTGACCTGCTCGATCGGCGCCGCCTCGATGCGGGCCGAGGCCGCGGGAGACCGCGACGACACGCCGGGCCCGGCAGGCGTCGCGACGCGCCTGCTGCAACTGGCGGACAACGCCATGTATCGGGCGAAGAAGGCCGGCCGCAACCGGGTGGCAGCGGCCGACGCCGAAGCCACCGGCGCGGCCTGA
- a CDS encoding SDR family oxidoreductase: MPNSEARAEVALIVGSGPGISASCARLLSREGMRVAVAARTPDKPALLDLERDHGVRRYGCDASDPNAVAGLFEAVESDLGSPSLVIHNIDGRMAEIFRKDITEADHTLVRQVLDNSAYSAFLVGQEASRRMLGDAEPEADGHRGTIIFTNASGALKGFARSGAFAMACHAKAGLAQSMARELGPKGIHVAHVPIDAAIGWTQEDGSRWHRLAGTTVDDNMADPDRIADLYLDLHRQHRSTWAFEVVLRPWVESW; encoded by the coding sequence ATGCCCAACAGTGAAGCGCGTGCCGAAGTCGCCCTGATCGTCGGCAGCGGTCCGGGCATCAGCGCGAGCTGCGCCCGTCTCCTGTCGCGTGAGGGAATGCGAGTCGCGGTCGCCGCCCGGACGCCGGACAAGCCCGCCCTGCTCGATCTCGAGCGAGACCATGGTGTACGGCGCTACGGCTGCGACGCCAGCGACCCGAACGCTGTCGCCGGCCTCTTCGAGGCGGTCGAGAGCGATCTCGGGAGCCCAAGCCTGGTCATTCACAACATCGACGGCCGGATGGCGGAGATCTTCCGCAAGGACATCACCGAAGCGGACCACACGCTCGTCCGCCAGGTACTCGACAACTCCGCCTACAGCGCCTTCCTGGTCGGCCAGGAGGCCAGCCGCCGGATGCTCGGCGACGCGGAGCCGGAGGCCGACGGTCACCGCGGCACGATCATCTTCACCAACGCCAGCGGTGCGCTCAAGGGATTCGCCAGGAGCGGTGCCTTCGCCATGGCGTGTCACGCGAAGGCCGGTCTGGCCCAGAGTATGGCGAGAGAACTCGGACCGAAGGGCATCCACGTCGCTCACGTGCCGATCGACGCGGCAATCGGCTGGACACAGGAGGACGGCAGCCGCTGGCACCGCCTCGCCGGCACGACGGTGGACGACAACATGGCGGACCCGGACCGAATCGCCGACCTCTACCTGGACCTCCACCGCCAGCACCGTTCCACCTGGGCTTTCGAGGTCGTCCTCCGACCTTGGGTAGAGAGCTGGTAA
- a CDS encoding molybdopterin-dependent oxidoreductase, with protein MEPASHQPIQPEQTPPWEPTACILCESNCGIEVQLGGDDGRQFTRLRGDRANPVSKGYVCQKAGRLNHYQNSRDRVLSPLRRRPDGSFEEIDWDTAIREVAERFAGIRDRFGGESIFYYGGGGQGNHLPGFYARSTLRTLGSVYRSNALAQEKTGEMWVAGQMVGAHSRGDFHHCEVGIFLGKNPWQSHGVPRARVTLRELAKDPERCLIVIDVRRSETADLADIFLQVKPGTDAWLLMAMLGVLLEEGLVNDEFVARHTEGFDEVRPHLEQTDIPSACSVCGVSEELVRTTVRRIARASSVSVFEDLGVQMNRNSTLVSYLQRLVWMLTGNFGKSGAMNVSTSLVPLTAARSSGPRTTPVTGAPVIAGLVPCNRIAEEVLGDHPKRFRAMLIESANPVHSLAESGKMRAALDSLEFVVAIDVAMTETARLADYVLPATTQYEKAEAVFFNFEFPENAFFLRRALLAPPPTDKAGPLPEPEIHCRLTEALGGYSGELVEEFRSALRDGGRPTFADAFMAAIRENPRLAGTAPALLYRTLGETLPADAKSGAALWSAARICARRFPDSVRRAGIEGDGDALGEALFDAIIDSPRGLVFSVDPPEVSWDRVQTATGRLQLAIPELFGAIHALVAAEGPAITSGTFPLVLSAGERRSFTANTIYRDPRWRRKALEEALALSPHDAAALEIGDGDRVRLVTSQGATEVLAAISDRMQDGHISLPNGLGLDYPDETGRRTLDGVAPNELTAAADRDPIAGTPWHKSVPARLERISDAQQ; from the coding sequence ATGGAGCCAGCAAGCCACCAACCGATTCAGCCGGAACAGACACCTCCGTGGGAGCCGACCGCGTGCATCCTGTGCGAGAGCAACTGTGGCATCGAGGTCCAGTTGGGCGGCGACGACGGGCGACAGTTCACGCGGCTGCGAGGCGACCGCGCGAACCCCGTCTCGAAAGGCTACGTCTGCCAGAAGGCCGGACGTCTGAACCACTACCAGAACAGCCGTGACCGCGTGCTGTCGCCGCTGCGCCGGCGCCCGGACGGCAGCTTCGAGGAGATCGACTGGGACACCGCGATCCGCGAGGTGGCCGAGCGCTTCGCCGGGATTCGCGACCGGTTCGGCGGCGAGTCGATCTTCTACTACGGCGGGGGAGGCCAGGGGAATCACCTGCCCGGCTTCTACGCCCGTTCCACCCTGCGCACGCTGGGCTCGGTCTACCGGTCCAACGCGCTCGCGCAGGAGAAGACGGGCGAGATGTGGGTCGCCGGCCAGATGGTCGGCGCGCACTCACGCGGCGACTTCCACCACTGCGAGGTAGGCATCTTCCTCGGCAAGAACCCGTGGCAGTCACACGGCGTCCCCCGCGCCCGGGTCACGCTGCGCGAGCTCGCGAAGGACCCGGAACGCTGCCTGATCGTCATCGACGTCCGGCGCTCCGAAACGGCGGACCTGGCCGACATCTTCCTCCAGGTGAAGCCCGGCACCGACGCCTGGCTGCTGATGGCGATGCTCGGCGTCCTGCTCGAGGAAGGGCTCGTGAACGACGAGTTCGTCGCGCGTCACACCGAAGGCTTCGACGAGGTCCGTCCCCACCTCGAGCAGACCGACATCCCCTCCGCGTGCTCCGTCTGCGGCGTCTCCGAGGAACTCGTCCGCACCACCGTCCGCCGCATCGCCAGGGCCTCGAGCGTTTCCGTGTTCGAGGATCTCGGTGTCCAGATGAACCGAAACTCGACCCTGGTCAGCTACCTGCAGCGACTGGTCTGGATGCTCACGGGGAACTTCGGCAAATCGGGCGCGATGAACGTATCCACCTCGCTCGTGCCTCTGACGGCCGCGCGGTCGTCGGGTCCACGGACGACTCCGGTGACCGGCGCGCCCGTCATTGCCGGGCTCGTTCCCTGCAACCGGATCGCCGAGGAAGTCCTCGGCGACCACCCGAAACGCTTCCGGGCGATGCTCATCGAAAGCGCCAACCCGGTCCACTCGCTGGCGGAGAGCGGGAAGATGCGCGCGGCGCTCGACTCGCTCGAGTTCGTCGTCGCGATCGACGTGGCGATGACCGAGACCGCCCGGCTGGCCGACTACGTGCTGCCCGCGACCACGCAATACGAGAAGGCGGAGGCGGTGTTCTTCAACTTCGAGTTCCCGGAGAACGCCTTCTTCCTGCGCCGGGCGCTTCTGGCGCCGCCGCCGACGGACAAGGCGGGGCCGCTGCCGGAGCCGGAGATCCACTGCCGGCTGACGGAGGCCCTCGGCGGCTACTCCGGAGAGCTGGTCGAGGAGTTCCGCAGCGCCCTGCGAGACGGCGGAAGGCCGACGTTCGCCGACGCGTTCATGGCCGCGATCAGGGAGAATCCGCGCCTCGCCGGAACGGCGCCGGCACTCCTCTACCGGACCCTGGGCGAGACCTTGCCGGCGGACGCGAAGTCCGGCGCCGCCCTGTGGAGCGCGGCGCGGATCTGCGCCCGCCGCTTCCCCGACTCCGTGCGCCGGGCCGGCATCGAAGGCGACGGCGACGCACTCGGCGAAGCCCTGTTCGACGCGATCATCGACAGCCCCCGGGGCCTGGTGTTCTCCGTCGACCCGCCCGAAGTCAGCTGGGACCGCGTGCAGACGGCGACCGGTCGCCTCCAGCTCGCCATCCCGGAGCTGTTCGGCGCGATCCACGCCCTGGTCGCGGCGGAAGGCCCCGCCATCACCAGCGGGACGTTCCCGCTCGTGCTCTCCGCCGGCGAGCGCCGTTCCTTCACGGCGAACACGATCTACCGCGACCCCAGGTGGCGGCGCAAGGCGCTGGAAGAGGCGCTGGCCCTGTCGCCGCACGACGCTGCGGCTCTCGAGATCGGGGACGGCGACCGGGTCCGCCTGGTGACTTCGCAGGGCGCCACCGAGGTCCTCGCCGCGATCAGCGACCGGATGCAGGACGGGCACATCTCCCTTCCGAACGGTCTCGGCCTCGACTATCCCGACGAGACCGGCCGGCGCACGCTCGACGGCGTTGCGCCGAACGAACTGACCGCCGCCGCCGACCGCGATCCCATCGCCGGCACGCCCTGGCACAAGAGCGTTCCGGCTCGCCTGGAACGGATCTCCGATGCCCAACAGTGA
- the rsmA gene encoding 16S rRNA (adenine(1518)-N(6)/adenine(1519)-N(6))-dimethyltransferase RsmA gives MTASGKSDPPLRRSLGQHHLRRAASASPAVDFLEVSGRTVIEIGPGGGVLTRLLLERGASRVIACELDPSWAFALRRRFTDRRIRLAVGDACDLAYERTPAAARIAGNLPYNVATRIVSRVLERAPVGLRAAFLVQREVADRLAAAPGDGAYGAMTVLTQARAAARRLAVVMPGSFVPPPAVTSAFVGLERIAPPIDEEEWPDFKALVRTAFTRRRKTLLNNLAAVMERPAAAAAISALGLPPMVRAEALGLDDFVELFRVS, from the coding sequence GTGACCGCATCGGGCAAGAGCGATCCGCCGCTTCGCCGATCCCTTGGCCAGCACCACCTCCGCCGCGCAGCGTCCGCGAGTCCCGCGGTCGACTTCCTGGAGGTGTCCGGGCGCACGGTCATCGAGATCGGCCCCGGCGGCGGCGTGCTGACGCGACTGCTCCTGGAGCGGGGTGCGAGCCGCGTCATCGCCTGCGAACTCGATCCTTCATGGGCCTTCGCTCTGCGCCGGCGGTTCACCGACCGGCGGATCCGCCTCGCGGTAGGCGACGCCTGCGACTTGGCCTACGAGCGCACGCCCGCCGCGGCGCGGATTGCCGGCAATCTGCCCTACAACGTCGCCACGCGGATCGTTTCCCGGGTGCTCGAGCGTGCTCCGGTCGGCCTTCGGGCGGCCTTTCTGGTTCAGCGCGAGGTCGCGGACCGGTTGGCGGCGGCGCCCGGCGACGGGGCCTACGGCGCGATGACGGTGCTGACCCAGGCCCGTGCCGCCGCGCGCCGTCTGGCTGTCGTCATGCCCGGGAGCTTCGTGCCGCCGCCGGCCGTCACCAGCGCCTTCGTGGGTCTGGAGCGGATCGCGCCTCCGATCGACGAGGAGGAGTGGCCGGACTTCAAGGCGCTCGTTCGAACCGCGTTCACCCGCCGCCGCAAGACCCTCCTGAACAATCTGGCCGCGGTGATGGAGCGGCCCGCGGCGGCCGCGGCGATCTCGGCGCTGGGGCTGCCGCCGATGGTTCGGGCGGAGGCCCTCGGTCTGGACGACTTCGTCGAGCTGTTCCGCGTCTCCTGA
- a CDS encoding DNA translocase FtsK 4TM domain-containing protein, translating to MIRSDDGPRRFALGSGLPTGKAGELLGLLLLMLGALLLLSLLSYQPSDPSFMRSAEDSVETANLIGPMGAHVAAAGFGLLGFAALAVPLALLGLGYRLVRARADVPSPLQGAGIVVALVAAPTLVALTVGEVAFRGESLTAGGLLGSTIAGAVEGQLGALGTGVIAVSGLVFGLALMLRSSLDESFAAGLRRLRAFLVLLKPRVRKKVRAKAPEEASGRGKAKAAPQPTDDPPLVDLPLRRTAVRKARAATPEPEEARAARPAAAGATPAPAVPAKTAVAGMEKVEPPVENTELPPLDLLYTEEVNSEVDGDGLRELGELICARCAEFGVEGTIEGISPGPVITVFEFQPAPGVKVAQIVNLQDDLALSLKAEAIRIERMPGRSTLGIEVPNRHRTVIPLGSLLADSGFRDGESPLTMALGRTLRGEPYFADLAKMPHLLVAGATGAGKSVGLQGMLTSILYRARSDEVQFILIDPKRIELGVYANIPHLKTAVVVEPKQASNALRWAVAEMERRYRLLAEVHVRSIDFYNRAIADPEVARRLRLRDEEADEPAEPRNLEPLPYYVIVIDELADLMMVASSEVETSIARLAQMARAVGIHLIVATQRPSVDVLTGTIKANFPCRISYAAATRHDSRTILDQVGAEKLLGKGDMLFMPPGSGRMLRLHGAFVTEQETAALVRWLKRQGQPNLDPAVLEPPPEDRSASAGENGGDDVLYDEAARLVVAERMGSASFLQRRMRVGFSRASRLVDLMEQDGILGPAQGSKPREVLVPPDYFEEVDQSQIAFQ from the coding sequence ATGATTCGCTCCGATGATGGCCCCAGACGGTTCGCGCTCGGCAGCGGTCTGCCGACGGGCAAGGCCGGCGAACTCCTCGGTCTGCTGTTGCTCATGCTCGGCGCGCTCCTGCTGCTCAGTCTGCTGAGCTACCAGCCCAGCGATCCGAGCTTCATGCGCAGCGCCGAGGACTCGGTGGAGACGGCCAATCTGATCGGACCGATGGGCGCCCACGTCGCCGCCGCCGGATTCGGTCTCCTCGGGTTCGCCGCGCTCGCCGTGCCGCTGGCCCTCCTCGGTCTGGGTTACCGGCTGGTTCGCGCACGCGCCGACGTTCCCTCCCCCCTGCAGGGTGCGGGGATCGTCGTCGCTCTGGTGGCCGCGCCGACACTGGTCGCTCTGACCGTCGGCGAAGTCGCTTTCCGGGGTGAGTCGTTGACGGCCGGGGGTCTCCTGGGGTCGACGATCGCCGGGGCGGTCGAAGGCCAGTTGGGCGCGCTCGGAACGGGAGTGATTGCCGTTTCAGGCCTCGTGTTCGGGCTCGCGTTGATGCTGCGGAGCAGCCTGGACGAATCGTTCGCCGCTGGTCTTCGCCGGCTCAGGGCGTTCCTTGTCCTGCTCAAGCCCCGGGTGCGGAAGAAGGTCAGGGCCAAGGCGCCGGAAGAGGCATCGGGCCGCGGCAAGGCGAAGGCCGCGCCGCAGCCGACGGATGACCCTCCGCTCGTGGATCTGCCGCTTCGCCGGACGGCGGTGAGGAAGGCAAGGGCGGCGACCCCCGAACCGGAGGAGGCAAGGGCCGCACGGCCGGCAGCGGCCGGGGCGACGCCCGCGCCGGCCGTACCCGCGAAGACGGCGGTAGCGGGCATGGAGAAGGTCGAGCCGCCGGTCGAGAACACGGAACTGCCGCCGCTCGATCTGCTCTACACCGAAGAGGTCAACAGCGAGGTCGACGGAGACGGGTTGAGGGAACTCGGTGAACTCATCTGCGCCCGCTGCGCCGAGTTCGGAGTCGAGGGCACGATCGAGGGCATCAGCCCCGGTCCGGTCATCACCGTCTTCGAGTTCCAGCCGGCGCCCGGTGTGAAGGTCGCCCAGATCGTCAACCTCCAGGACGATCTGGCGCTTTCGCTGAAGGCCGAGGCGATCCGGATCGAGCGCATGCCCGGCCGATCGACGCTGGGCATCGAGGTCCCGAACAGGCACAGGACGGTCATCCCCCTGGGCAGCCTTCTGGCCGACTCCGGGTTCCGGGACGGCGAGTCTCCGCTCACCATGGCGCTCGGGCGCACCCTTCGTGGCGAGCCGTACTTCGCCGACCTGGCCAAAATGCCGCATCTGCTGGTAGCGGGGGCCACCGGCGCCGGCAAGAGCGTGGGCCTCCAGGGAATGCTGACCTCCATCCTGTACCGCGCCCGGAGCGACGAAGTCCAGTTCATCCTGATCGACCCGAAGCGGATCGAACTCGGGGTGTACGCGAACATCCCGCACCTGAAGACCGCCGTTGTGGTGGAGCCCAAGCAGGCCTCGAACGCGCTGCGCTGGGCGGTGGCCGAGATGGAGCGCCGCTACCGTCTGCTGGCGGAGGTTCACGTCCGGTCGATCGACTTCTACAACCGGGCAATCGCCGATCCGGAGGTGGCCAGGCGCCTTCGTCTGCGGGACGAGGAGGCGGACGAGCCGGCCGAGCCTCGCAACCTCGAACCGCTCCCGTACTACGTGATCGTGATCGACGAACTGGCCGACCTGATGATGGTCGCCTCGTCCGAGGTCGAAACCTCGATCGCTCGCCTCGCGCAGATGGCGCGGGCCGTCGGTATCCACCTGATCGTGGCGACCCAGCGCCCCTCGGTCGACGTCCTGACGGGCACGATCAAGGCGAACTTCCCGTGCCGGATCTCGTACGCCGCGGCGACCCGGCACGATTCGCGCACCATCCTCGACCAGGTTGGCGCCGAGAAGCTGCTCGGCAAGGGCGACATGCTGTTCATGCCGCCCGGGAGCGGTCGCATGCTCCGCCTCCATGGCGCTTTCGTGACGGAGCAGGAGACGGCGGCTCTGGTCCGCTGGCTCAAGCGGCAGGGCCAGCCCAACCTCGATCCGGCCGTGCTGGAGCCGCCGCCCGAGGACCGTTCGGCAAGCGCCGGTGAGAACGGCGGCGACGATGTTCTCTACGACGAGGCGGCCCGGCTGGTCGTCGCGGAACGGATGGGATCGGCAAGCTTCCTCCAGCGTCGGATGAGAGTGGGCTTCTCCCGTGCGTCGCGTCTCGTGGACCTGATGGAGCAGGATGGCATTCTGGGCCCCGCCCAAGGCAGCAAACCCCGGGAAGTCCTCGTGCCGCCCGACTACTTCGAAGAAGTCGACCAGTCGCAGATCGCCTTCCAGTAA